In Legionella cardiaca, a genomic segment contains:
- a CDS encoding ABC transporter ATP-binding protein — protein sequence MYALEIKQLSKIYSNGTQALKGIDLAVKKGDFFALLGANGAGKSTTIGLITTLLTKTSGHIYIYGYSLDKNPELAKSCLGLVPQEFNLNIFETCEQILISQAGFYGISRKEAAPRADSLLHQLGLWEKRRTIVRHLSGGMKRRLMIARALIHQPKVLILDEPTAGVDIEIRHSMWDFLTRTNKEGTTIILTTHYLEEAEQLCKHIAIIDQGSIVENTSMKSLLKTLNHQTFIFNTIKPIVELPSMAPFVVTLIDSNTFELRVDNQWTLNDVFAELTKHGLIIHSMRNKTNRLEELFLDLINHGN from the coding sequence ATGTATGCCCTGGAAATTAAACAGTTAAGCAAAATTTATAGTAATGGTACTCAAGCGCTTAAAGGCATTGACTTAGCAGTTAAAAAGGGCGACTTTTTTGCTTTACTGGGTGCTAATGGGGCAGGTAAATCTACCACAATTGGTTTGATTACTACGCTATTAACCAAAACCTCAGGCCATATCTACATTTACGGCTACTCTCTTGATAAGAATCCAGAATTAGCAAAATCGTGCTTAGGTCTGGTTCCTCAGGAATTTAATCTTAATATTTTTGAAACTTGTGAACAGATTCTTATAAGTCAGGCAGGTTTTTACGGTATTAGTCGGAAAGAAGCAGCTCCACGAGCAGACTCATTACTCCATCAATTAGGATTATGGGAAAAGCGTCGCACCATTGTAAGACACTTATCGGGTGGAATGAAGCGCCGTCTCATGATTGCCCGGGCTTTAATTCATCAACCCAAAGTTTTGATACTCGATGAGCCAACGGCTGGTGTGGATATTGAAATTCGCCATAGCATGTGGGATTTTCTAACACGCACTAATAAAGAAGGCACAACGATTATTTTAACGACTCATTATCTTGAGGAAGCGGAGCAACTTTGCAAACATATTGCTATCATTGATCAAGGTAGTATTGTGGAAAATACCTCCATGAAATCCCTCTTGAAAACCTTAAACCACCAAACTTTTATTTTTAATACAATAAAACCTATCGTTGAACTACCGTCTATGGCGCCTTTTGTCGTTACTTTAATTGATAGTAATACGTTTGAATTACGCGTCGACAACCAATGGACCTTAAATGACGTGTTTGCAGAGTTAACGAAACATGGTCTTATCATCCATAGTATGCGCAATAAGACGAATCGCTTGGAAGAACTTTTTCTGGACTTGATTAATCATGGCAATTAA
- a CDS encoding ABC transporter permease produces the protein MAIKEQLIALNTVVRRELVRMFRIASQVFLPPVITTALYFLIFGSLIGERIGPIQGVSYPQFIAPGLIMMAVITNAYSNVSTSLFSVRFQKSIEEMLISPMHDGLLLLGYVLGGVLRGFIVAVLVFIVSCFFLKIEFTNLILSIFVILLVSALFSLAGFTNAMVARNFDDVMIIPTFVLAPLTYLGGVFYATNMLTPFWQTISHLNPILYMVNALRYAMIGQQEVNILTAMIIICIIVVLLAALNMILLKKGIGLRD, from the coding sequence ATGGCAATTAAAGAACAACTCATTGCATTGAATACGGTAGTAAGACGAGAGTTAGTTAGAATGTTTCGCATTGCAAGCCAAGTATTCTTGCCTCCAGTTATTACGACTGCCTTATATTTTTTAATTTTTGGCAGCTTAATTGGTGAGCGAATAGGTCCTATTCAAGGCGTAAGCTACCCGCAATTTATAGCACCTGGCCTTATTATGATGGCGGTGATTACCAACGCATACAGTAATGTTTCCACCTCGTTATTTAGCGTGCGTTTTCAAAAAAGTATTGAAGAAATGCTAATTAGCCCCATGCATGATGGGCTCCTTCTATTAGGTTATGTTTTAGGCGGTGTCTTACGAGGGTTCATCGTTGCTGTATTGGTTTTCATAGTCTCATGTTTCTTTTTAAAAATTGAATTTACCAATCTGATTCTTAGTATATTCGTTATTTTATTGGTATCGGCTCTTTTCTCCTTAGCTGGATTCACCAATGCCATGGTTGCTCGTAATTTTGATGATGTGATGATTATTCCGACCTTCGTTCTTGCGCCTTTGACTTATTTGGGAGGGGTATTCTATGCAACAAATATGCTCACACCTTTCTGGCAAACCATCTCTCATCTTAATCCAATCCTCTATATGGTAAATGCTCTGCGCTATGCCATGATTGGCCAGCAAGAAGTAAACATCTTGACCGCCATGATCATTATTTGCATAATTGTAGTTTTATTAGCAGCCTTAAACATGATTTTATTGAAAAAAGGGATAGGTTTGCGCGATTAA